The DNA region TAATCTTATATTATGTGATGCATCCAGATTATCCAGAATCTCCAAATTATACTGAACTATTAAATCTATGATGCTTGCATATCATTAcatcattttgaaattaatttttgCATGTACATTTCCAGGGAATTCAAGAGACGAGTCTTTGTTTGAGTTATCATTAGAGAATGGATCCTACTAGAAGAGGTGTTTATAGCTACAAGTTTGTGGAACCTTCTTTGAATACATTGAGGGGATTGGGAGCTTGCTTGGTTTTCAACAACAAAGACAAGTTCAAGAATGCCTATGGGAATCTCCTAGGCATGCTTAACACCGAGGTCAACATTACAGCTCTTCACACTCTAGTGCAGTTTTACGACCCTCCTTTGAGATGCTTCACGTTCCAGGATTACCAGCTGGCCCCTACTTTGGAGGAATATTCACATATTCTCGGGATTGAGATTAAGGATCAgtgttgattccttaggattggcattaattttagaaaacaaataatgtaatcatctctgttgttttaatatgttgggttgaagaaattcaacatctggaccaacatgtcatgtacgatgtcacgacatcaggtctgtgacatcgcacatgtgtaggaaactgaattaattaattcagtatatgtcatgggatcagcaaggatatctggtgaatatcctaactcccatgtggaggtcttgaagactaaatcagaatatatataggctctaaacatggagatatatatggagagagtttaggaacttgaagaccttgtttgtagcagaatttttctgctgaagttgcaacagcaaagaacaagtctgctgcaattttctgaaggcccaaatccagttgggtgattaggttataaatagctgattgtaatctagtttttgtaagcctcttagaatgaatttttaggggtgtgtgtaaggtaaacctcccaatctgtgggaaggttaccatgtgtttctcagtggtaaacctgagagtgtttgtaactcgaagcctgtaggcaagagtgattttgttcttgaatgaagctgtgaagcaagttcaaggtgtggtaacattacattgtatttgtagtgataggaatggaaactggaggtttctatctaggagttcctaggtatagattgcattgggtagggattaagtgaggagttgtaaacgggtgagtttaactctgaattgatactgctaatagtggatcttcttcctggcttggtagcccccagatgtaggtcatgttggactgaactggtttaacaatttcctgtgtttgttttccttctgtatgatataatcatgtctgccataactaagcatgtattccagtctgctcatcaagataatagcagacctgatacatagccctctgttggaatgtcaatcagaatgttttgacattcatcaacaacagcacatactgtttaataagctgatgatttcagttcagtatgtagtgaagtctggagttcaaaagcacaacagacctggccaaaagatcattgtgaaactgtcaaactggatgtcttgacagttcttccagtaagctgatactgaagtagagactggttggtcttttacagtacagcaaatttagcacagtctgttttcagaaaccaagcagacttagcatatggttcttgacttggatgtcaaacggaatgctgtgacattcactcctgactgcatatgctaaattgttggatggttagtttttctatttcaggatttttctcaggctattcttcaggaatccaccagctgatctaaaatctaggaaactaacaactaagcttcgattaatgaacctggcaaataatctatttgttagctccttaataagtggagattagtttaacttgttacaacctttaatttaggaaacacaagtacatgaccaacaaactggaacaatgtaacagataatgtccaaaacaggattgagacatcttgcagatatctgtgtaggaaaacaacagaagtgaatgataaggtgcacataacgaggtgtccctccattctaggatgacatagaaggagaggtcgtgacactgtgaaagggtgcacagtagtacagagtgtaataactgtcttgctgtaataggtacaatgttagatcagatgtcataacttgtagtagaacatctgaatcctgactacaccagaatttcaatcAGGCTCCCTTTGTCCACACAAAGGAACTTCCTAAGTCCCAACATCTAGTTGAAATCCTTCACATATGGAAGAAGAAGGTGGAGCTTAATCTTAAACCTAAGGATGGGACCCATGGGTTTGCTTTGAAGTTTTTGGTTGACGAGGCTATTACATTTTCCAAAGCTGAGAGTTGGGATGCCTTCAACACTATCTTTGCTTTGATCATATATGGGATCGTGTTGTTCCCAAACATGGAAGACTTTGTTGACTTGGCTTCCATCTATCTCTTCATGGCCAAGAACCccgttcctactcttcttgcagacACATATTATTCCATCCACGTGAGGAATGAGAAGAAGAAGGGGATTATCATGTGTTGTACCCCTCTGATGTATAGATGGTTTATTTCACATCTACCCAGCAAGGGTCCTTTTGTTGACAACAAGGgaaatctgaaatggtctcaaaggatcATGTCCCTCACACCTGAAGACATCTCTTGGTATTCTAGAGTTTACGATGGTGTTGAGATTATCGTGGATTGTGGTAATTTCCCCAATGTGCCCCTTCTAGGTACAAAGGGTTGAATTAACTATAACCCGAGGATAGCATTGCGCGAGTTGGGCTACCCGATGGTAGACAAGCCAGATTCCGAGCATCTAGAGGGGTTTGTTCTGTATGAAGGGGATAACAACTTAGAGTTCCAGAAGAGGATTATCCGAGCATGGGGATATATTCATCGTCATGGAAGGGCTGGATTGGGAAAGAAGAACTGTATTGCGAAGGAAGCCTACACTCAGTGGGTTCAGGAGAGAGTCAAAGAGTTTTTATTGCCATTTCCGCCTGAACCTTCCATGATCATCAAGTCGGTTGAACCTATTGTTGCTCCTATTTCAGAGGTTGACAAACTCAAGGGGATTACCAAAGCGTTAGAGAAAGAGAATGTCGATCTCTGATCTAACCTAGGTAAGCTCACCTTGGAGAAAGAGAACCTGAAGTTTAAGCTCAACCAGAAAAGGGACCGAGTAGCCAAGACTGCCAAAGAGATTCAGGAAGAAAAACATAAAATAAGGAAAGTAGGTGACGCTTTGAAGGATACTATCGACAGTCTTTCTATGAAGAAAAAACAAATGGCCGCAGCATAGTACAAGGTCTGCAAAACCGAAATCAACTACCAAGACCAGCTCAAGAGGTTGCAAAGCCAGCTAGAGACTTGCCAGAAGGAGCTGAAAGAGGAGAAAAATTGGGTTAAGAAGCTAGAAGTTTCTCCGTCTCAGCATCAGTTCAACTTGGACAAGAAATTCGAAGAGATTCGGGAGCTGAAGAGTCAAGCTCACAAGAACCTCAAAAGTACCAAGTTGCTCGATCAAGAGGTCACTCAGTGGGAGAGGAAGAGTCATCATCTTCAAATCCTTCTAGACCAGAAGTAAGCTTTCTTGCAGGATCTTCTAGATGGACCTAATCAGACATTATTACGTAACCTCGTTAAGGATGCGTAATACTGGAATGATAGGCATATGCCCGTTTGGCTCAGTTTATTGTTCATGCCTTGGAAGATCTGCCCAAGTTGTTGGAGGATGCTTATGATGTTATATTTCCGCATGACACTCCTTGGGTTGTATTTCACTTTGTCTCTATTTGTAGAGTTATGTTTAAGAGGCTTCAGGTCGATCATGTTGTAGCCCACTGAGCATATTATTGATCCATATTATGTACCTGTTGTTTCCTCAATATTGAATAAAATGTGTTGTTTCCCTTTATTTGGGCATTATCTTCTATCTCTTCTCTTATACTCTATGATTTCTCGTAACAATAGACGAATCTCGAAGATTCCCtggaaataataaaataataataaaaacaattttTTGCGTATGTGCATCATTCATACATCATATTGCATTTCATAAATCTAAGACCAATAAACTCATCATTGTTACTTGAACCTTCACAGAACAGTCATCATCACAAAACTGACTTCTCAACATCACTACAATATCCGTACTCACTAGAGGCTAATCATGGCACAATTGGAACAGAATCAGGCCGCATTGAGAGAGGATGTGACCCACATGAAGGCTCAAATGGGCCAGCTTATGGATGTTTTGCAGAATCTGGCTAGAGGTCAGGAGGAAATCCACCAAGAGAATCAGAGAGCTACTGTTGCCACCTACCCAATTCTGACTGTACCAACAAGTCTAGTGGGAGGAACTGGTCCTGTCGACGGTGGTTCCGATCATCAGAATGCCGCTCAGACCTTCCACATTCCTATTCAAGGAGCCCCGCAGATCGAAATGGATGAACACCCTGAATCCTTCTATGACGCCCATGGACCTTCACCAGCTGAGGTGGAGAAGAAGTTTCGTGTCTTGGAGGAGAAAATGAAAGCTATGGAAGGGTTTGGTACCTTCGGTTTGGAAGTTGCTGACATGTGCTTGGTGCCTAGAGTGAAAATTCCAGCTAAGTCCAAGGTCCCAGTTTTCGAGAAGTACAAAGAGGATAGCTTCCCGCTGACGCATGTTAGATCTTATTGCAGGAAGATGGCAGCATATTCCGATGATGAAAAGTTGTTGATACATTTCTTCCAATATATCCTTAGTGGGGCATCTCTGGAATGGTACATGCAACTTCAGTGCACTCATGTTTGAACCTGGAGACAGCTTGCTAAAACATTCTTGAAGCATTACCAATACAACCCAGATATGGCGCCTAACCGAACCCAACTTCAGAATGTTACTCAGAAAACAGAAGAGCctttcaaggagtatgcccagaggtggagggaTCTGGCCGCCAGGGTTCAACCTCCTCTTTTGGAGAAAGAACCGgtggatatgtttatgagtacACTTCAGGTTCCTTACTTGGATCGAATTGTTGTGATTGCATCATCAGGGTTTACCGATTTGGTGGTCGTCGGTGAAAGGATTGAGAATTGTTTAAAGAGCGGTAAGATTCAGGGCATCGCTGCTACTACAACGAATGGAGGAAAGAAGTCATATGTTGGTTTCCCTAAGAAAAAAGAAGGAGAGGCGAATGTTGCTTCCACTTATAGAGGGAAAGGTAGGGCTTATAAGACACCCTACTATCAGGTTGTCAAAGTGACTCCAAATGGTTATCAACAACAAGCCTTTGTAATCCCTGCTGGTCAATAACCCGTACCATATCCGCCGCTGATGCAGTATTATCAACCGTATGTTCCGCAGTGTCAGAACTATTATCAACCTAGTCAAAAAGACAGAGGAAACCTAAGAGAAAGTTCGACGTGGTTCATATACATTACAGTCAATTGCTCGCTCATCTGCTTCGTGGCTCCTTGATTCAGTTGAGGGAATTGGGACCTCCTCCTAATCCCCTTCCCACAGGTTCCGACGCCAATGCAAGATGTGAATTCCACTTtggtgctcccgggcacaatATTGAGAATTGTAAGGCACTGAAGCATAAGGTACGGGATTTAATTGATTCTAAGGCCATTTAATTCGCACCAAATGGTCCTAACGTTAACAAAAATCCCATGTCGGTCCTTTTGTGGGTATGATGGAAGAATCTCGTGAATACAGTACAGTGATTGATGTTGATAAAGTGAAGACTTCTATGACAGTGGTCAAAGAAAAGTTGTTGTCGAATGATGTGTTCCCAGGATGCTTAGCCGATTGTGAACAGTGTTTGTTGAATCCTCAAGGTTGTGAACGTCTGAAAATGGGTGTCCAGAAATTGATAAATGAAGGTTATTTTATGGTAGGAAAAGTTTCAAATGATGAACATGTGGCTACTCTTGAGATCCCTTATACTCCTCTGCAAATCCCGGTGTCGCCGAATCCAAGAGTTCCTATGATGATTCCATATCCAACCGTGCCTTTGGTAATCACGGTGCCTTCTCCGTTCTATTTTGAAAGTACCAAGGTTGTTCCTTGGAATTATCACTCAGTAGTGTACATTCATGGGCATAAGCAAGAAGATCCCAATATAGCCAGTGAACCAACAATCAATATTATAGGTACCGGAGGTATGACCCGGAGTGGTCGTATCTTTGCTCCCGCTCCTCCTCCAGAGAAAGATAATGTCGAGGCAGTTACAAAGAGTAAAGGAAAGCAGGTTATTAGTACTAGTCAGGGGCAGGTCCCTCCTTAGATTAAGTCTGTGCCAAAAGATGTTAAAGAGTTTCTCCAAATTATAAAGAGAAGCGATTACAAAGTGGTGGACCAACTTAATCAGACACCCTCCAAAAATTCCATTCTATCTCTACTATTGTGTTCTGAAGCACATAGAGATGCTCTGATAAAATTCCTTAGTGCGACTCACGTACCTCAGAAGATTACCGTGAATCCGTTCGAGGGGATATTAGCCAATATTTCCGCCAGTAGCCATCTTGGGTTCTGTGACAACGATCTGCCTCCAGAAGGGATGTCTCATAACAAGGCTCTTCATATCTCCATCAAGTGCGCTGACACGATTATGTCTTGAATGTTGGTGGATACAGAGTATTCTTTGATTTTACTTCCTAAGAACTCTTTGACCAAGTTGACTATAGAGGGCTTGTTCATGAAACTGAGTACGTTGGTGGTCAGATCTTTTGATGGTTCTCGAAGGACAGTGGTGGGAGAAGTGGACTTACCCATCAAGGTGAGGCCTTACACTTTCTTCACTACTTTCTTTGTGATGGATATATTCCCGGCTTACAGCTGCCTTCTGGGTCGTCCGTGGATACATTCAGCTGGGGCAGTTACCTCTACCCTCCATCAGAAGTTGAAGTTCATCGTCAACGGAAAAATGATTATAATAGATGGAGAAGAAGATGTATTGGTGAGTCAGCTGTCATCATTCAGATATATAGAAGTGGGTGGGAAGATTCATGAAACCCAATTTCATGCTTTTGAGATCGCTAATGTACTGATGGCTTTGCTCCATGACAAAAGGTCCAAGAAGTCTAAACTACCCATGTCCTCCTTAAAAGATGTCAAGAATGTGATAGAAGCTGGACACCCTGAATGTTGGGGAAGAGCACTCGAGCTTCCTGCAAACAGAGATAAATCCGGGATGGGGTATCAAACACGACAAATAACGCAAGGGACAAGTCAGAAGACTTCCAAGGGGAAAGTCCCTCCCATTCCAGATACGTTCGTCAGTGATGGACACATGTTCGAAAGGCAGATCTCTCTTGTGGATGATGATGCCAGTACAGCTGATGCATATTACTTTGTGTGCAAAAAGGCTCCAGGCCGAGAGCTTAGTAACTGGACTTCTATGGATGTTCCTCAAGTTACGATGATGAAAAATTAATTTTCTTGTTTTTCCTTTCAAAAACCCTAAGCATAGGGGAAATTGTAGGGGCCCCATTTTTCTAAACTATGTTTATCATAAAtaaatgagcatttcacattcAATTATGTTCCTTGTCtttcatttttctattttaaaaataCGGCAATGTTTTATCTTTTCATTTTCTATCATTCTAAGAAAGAGCATGAATCACCATTCGTGCAGATCCAAATCGGATTCTCTTGATAATGGTACTGTTATGgctcattatgactttgaaaatccaatttACCACATCGATGAAACTGGTGAGGAAGACTGCGATCTCCCTGAAGAGTTATCCAGACTATTGGAGCAAGAGTCAAAGTTCATTCAACCGTACCAGGACCTGTTGGAAGTGATCAATCTCGGATCCGAGGATTATAAGAAAGAAGTGAAGATAGGCGCTGCCTTAAATGAGGATGTCaataaggggttgattgaattgttACACGAATAT from Lathyrus oleraceus cultivar Zhongwan6 chromosome 1, CAAS_Psat_ZW6_1.0, whole genome shotgun sequence includes:
- the LOC127088102 gene encoding uncharacterized protein LOC127088102; translation: MAQLEQNQAALREDVTHMKAQMGQLMDVLQNLARGQEEIHQENQRATVATYPILTVPTSLVGGTGPVDGGSDHQNAAQTFHIPIQGAPQIEMDEHPESFYDAHGPSPAEVEKKFRVLEEKMKAMEGFGTFGLEVADMCLVPRVKIPAKSKVPVFEKYKEDSFPLTHVRSYCRKMAAYSDDEKLLIHFFQYILSGASLEWYMQLQCTHV